A segment of the Rattus norvegicus strain BN/NHsdMcwi chromosome 16, GRCr8, whole genome shotgun sequence genome:
TTCAAGGAGGATCATGAATCCCAAGAACTAACTCAAAAATGTCTTGCAGTGGGATCAACAGGCCACCCATATGTAATGTTAGACAACCCTAAAGGTTTTAAAATAGTACAGGGACATAATGGAAGATAACGTTTTATTCAGAATATGATGTGTATACAGGTCAATAAGGGTGGACCAAGAATAGAAGAGATGATCCACTTGGCATCCCATTTAGCAATTTTTGGCCTCCCCATGTTGTTAACTGTATAACATGACTCTGTCAGAGTCATTTTTAGATCTGGAATCTCTTTCTTCCCTAAAAGCTGGAgattatatacgtgtgtgtgtgtgtgtgtgtgtgtgtgtgtgtgtgtgtgtgtgtgtgtgtgtctgggtccaTTTGTTGATTTTAAAATGAGGCAAAGATGAGGATTCCAGGACACAAGATCCTGTGGCTCCAATTACAAGCTGCTATGTCTATTGCTGTTTGGCTCAACCAGAAATTCCACTATGACCTAAAGGACTCAGTTCTGCCTCTCTAAGCTGCTCAGGCTACTCTTCAGTTACAGGTTTCTGACAATGAAGGACTGAAGAagaacaaagaataaagaaaagctcAGGTCAGAAGGCCCTGCCTGAGCTGATGCTTTATGTCAAGTGAGTTTATTAAGTAGCACAGCTTTTAAGTTTTACAGGGAGAAAACTGGGACAGAGTAAGCAGAAAGCTATCATAAAATGGGACAAAGTTATCAGGAAGCGAATCAATCATTGCAGTACAAAGGGAACACAGGATATCTCAAGTGTGTCACAGACTGAACATACTGTGCCCTTGGGACTGATCAAAGCATTGATTCTTTGAAGCCCTGGCCCCATCCCTCAGTGCAGACTTAGCCTCAGTCAAAGGTGCAGTAGTAGCTTTCCCTTTACTCAGTGTCTCTGAGAAAGCCTTCCAGCAGCCTGGCTCCTGACACTGAGGCTGGGAGAATCCATCCTGGTCCAGGCTCTGTCTTTCTGGCCTTTCTGCTCTGTGTAAACAATTGGCACATTTGTCATCTGTTAGATCAGGGAGACTGGGTTCTGagtctttccttccctctgaaACTGCCCTATTCTATTAAACCTCTTCTGCTTAACAAttgccttggtttctttttctgatGTGATATAATATTCTGAAAAAGCAACAAAGGgagaaagtctttattttatcTCCCAGCTCAGTATATGATATACTGTAGCAGGAAGTCAGGGCAATGGGAGCTGAAGTAGGTGGTCATATTGTATCCACCTGATGGATACTGttgtctacttgacacaagctagagtggCAGGGAAGAGAATGTCAGTGGCAGGTCGTCAAGATTATCCATAGGTAATTGTCTAAGTTATTCCACTAACTAAGATAAGAATTACTTGTTATATCATTTCCTGGTATAGGGCCTAGGCACTGGCatacaagtctctctctctctctctctctctctctctctctctctctctctctctctctctctccaccccgtgtgtgtgtgtgtgcttacgtgtccatcatgtgtgtgtgtctatagctgcctctctgtctctctacttctctgtctccatctctatacctgtgtctctgtctctgtcctctctctctctctctctctctctctctctctctctctctctctctctctctctctctgtctccctctgattTTGTTTGTGACTGAAACTACTAACTACTTCAAGTTCCCTCCACCTTGATGTACTTGTAATAATGAACTGTAACTTATAATTATGAACTAAGCCCTTTCTTTCATAAGTTTTTTTTCAGAATGTTTTGTCATAGAGAGTAGCATGGATAAGTGctcccttcctcagtttctccactTTATATATTCCATTATGCCTGCCATTCACAGTTAAAAATGGGTCATCTCCCATCAATAAAAACGATCAAGACAATCTCCTACAGGCAAAAAAAATTTGCCCATTTCCTGTCTAGATTTTGTTAAGGTAacaatttaataaaacaaataaactgaTTAAAAACAGAGAGCACAAACTAGACAATCAGCTGCAAGTTTTTCACCAGGGAACATAGAACACGTAAAGCATCCTCTTAGGATACCAGCATCACCAGCaccacaaaaggaaaagaaatctggAGGGCGTCACCTCTTGAGGGTCTGACTGAGGATGATCATTTTTGAGGCCAACATTTGACTTAGAGCATTGCTCTTTCAACAATCATACACCGCAGAAGTGAGAACCCACAGAATGCAGAGAAAGGCTGTGAGACGGAACTTGGGAAGATGGATTTAGTATGAGCAAGTGAGTGGTTTGGGTTGTGATGGTTTTCTTAGAAAGTTCTGGGACAGGGAAATCAGAGTGTCGCTCCATTTCCTCCCACCACCATAGCTCCACTGTCCCACGGAAGAGTTTGTGCTGATGAGAGTGCTCTACGGCCAGAGATGGTGGATCTTCCTTTACTCTCAGCATCCAAGAGGGTGAGGAAGGAGCACTTCTGTGAGTCAGAGCCAGCCTGACCTAAATAATGAATCCCAAGCCAGTAAACCCTATAGAATGAGGCTTCTctcaaaaagaatagaaaagaaagtattcTCTGTTTGCTCTTTCCAGTGTTCTAACCATAAGCTGAATGGCTATTGAGCAATGGGACTCTCCCTGGTGATTGAATTCAGAGCAAATATAATTTCATTGGTGGTCTTCAACATCAATTGCagaattttttcttaaaatgctAATTGTTTTCCGTATTCTTTGTGTAGAATTCTCCTACCTCCCACAaatgtgctaaaaaaaaaaatcaccgcaTCTGTAGCAGATGGCCTGAGGTTTGTTTCTCGTTTTCTTGCAGTGTCTGGTATTGATTCggtaaaatgttttcaaaagaaCAACACCTGTCACACCATCCGATGCCCATATTTCCAAGACGAGGTCGGCACGTGTTATGAAGGAAGAGGCAAATGTTGCCAAAAACGCCTTTTGTCTATCCGAGTTCCAAAGAAGAAGGTGTAACCATTGCTATAATAAAGGGGTGCTGAAGTCTAGCATCTGTGCACTAACACGCGCTGTCTATAAATCTGTATTGAGTTAAGAAAATGTGGGTTATTTTATGGCACCTACAGTAAAGGACAGGCCAGTCTAAATCCCTGCCTGATAAAGTCGAAATATGGCCAGGAATTAAGCAAATAAAGTTCCATTTGCTTTTTCTAGAAATATCCTATTGAACGCCGTCTTGTCTGAATAGGAATTCACCTCATTGTCAAGAGGAAGCAGGGGCGTGGGGCCACTTCTACCTAAAATTAGTTTATGCAGTCAGGGCTTGTTCAGATCAAACCATCCCAACCACCCTGCCACCTCCTCCATATTTTCAGTTTCCCTGCAGCCACAAGGTATCTGCCATCTTTGGATCCAATTATAATCATCGTATTTAGGTTTCTGAATCCACTGGCCCCATTCCTATCCCAAGTTGGGACCAACAGAAAGACTCCTGCAACACTCTTCAGAGATGCTGATGGCTTTAAACCTGTAATCCACTAACTTGTTTCCCACATGAATCTGGAAAGACTTTATACATAGGAGACTCCCAGTGTCAGCGAGCAGAGAGTAAGAGTAATTCTGTGTGCTAACGTGAAGGAGAAACGAGATACTGCTGCCTTTTTAATGGTGATAACTTTGGGCTTTGATATCGTCCCAATAACTATACATAGAATTTGAGTCCTTTCTACATCACTGACACACaacattaaatgtaaaaatatccaCCAGGAAAAACTACATTATTTGATCTGACCTGATTAAAATCTTGGGGGAATAGCTACAGCACCCTTCTTAAATTTCATCCCCACACCTTATATTCAAATTATCTTCTACAAATCGGGAAATGAAAACAGTGTTTTGGAAGACAGTGTGCATCCTCATGAGTAATACTGTGTGACTCATCTTGTTCCACCAGTTAGAAATCGaggctcactatgtagactgaaGTACAGAGGAGCTGGAAAGGTCCTGAGAAAACCCAGGATGAGCAAAGCCTTTATCAAAACATAACCATTGCCACTTACTTAGCCAAAGAAAGTTTTTCTCACAGGTGATTAGGGGTTGATGTTAGAGGCCTGAGTTTATGGGTTTCAAGTTTCCAGTTTCAGAATGGTCCATGTAAAGGCTGACCTTTTTGAATGCAGAAAGACTTCATAAGGTAGATACAGAATAACCCTACCTACCTCAAGTCTAGCACTAGAATCTAATTGTTTTCTAGTTAGTATCCTCATtgtagacatatatatgtatgtattatgatCCAACGATTCAATGCAGCCTTTAACCCAGCCACACACAGGATAAAACCTTGGGTTTCAGTTTCAGCTCCTTATCTCATATTATatagaaaatgaacaaacaatGGATTGAAggtgtctttttgttttctttttatgaaggtcaacttctttttattattggatattttttatttacttacaaatgttgtcccctttcccggtttcccgtccataaaccccctatcccattcaccctcccctgcttctatgaggatgctcccccaaccacccacccaccccttcctgccttcccactctgacattcccatacacagggcatcgagccttcatgggactaagggcctctcctcccattgatgcccaacaaggcgatcctctgctacatatgcagctggagccatgtgtctgtccatgtgtcaaTATGAAAACTCAGATTATAAAACAAGGAACAAATATGGTACAAAATCTCTGAAACACTGCTTGGAAAGACATTTCTATGGCTATAACCCAAGAAGGATACACATTTATagcaaaaataagcaaatgaaggTAAATCAAACTAAAAAAGCTTTTTCACAAGAAAGGGGATAAGAGAATAAGAAGAATGCTATGAACTCATCAAAATGTAAACATATCATATATCTAATAACTGTGCAATATTCAATTTACAGTAGGAAGTAAGACaataaagagaaacacagaaaggaaccCAATTAAAACAATGCCAAAGCACCTGGACATAGTTACTCATAGACTGATGTGCAAATGACTGTTGTCAATGAAACAATGCTCAGCATCACTAATCACtagagaaataaatattaaaacccaAATGGGAGGCCACttcacttttattaaaaatactaaCATCAGAGAAACAGGATGATACTAGATGAAGATGCACAAGTTGATTATTTCTCCACTGTTCTTGGCAGGGAATATCAACACAACTATTGTATAAACATTAGCTCTCATGTAAATATCCTCAGAGCAACTACTGGGCTATATGCTACTGTAGTAGCCTTGAACcaacatatacccaaaataactgaaagaaaatatgCCAAAAATATATCTGTACTCATTCACTAGATCATAATAattcataataatcaaaatatataatcCCACTTCCCCACTTGGGCCAGATCAGCAACGTGATACCCAAATGCTAGATCCTGCTTGCCTCCCAGGAATTCCACAGAAACCAAAGACACAGGTGAGAATTTAGAAGGTGAGACAACCAGGAAGTCCAGCTGGCTCAGGACCCAACTCCTCCACCCCAAACCCTGAGCTCAACCTTCCTTCTGGCTTACTTCCCCAACCCAGGTCAGATCAGCAACCTTATACCCACATAAATGCTACAAGCTTGGAagtctcccaggagatccacAGTAAACAAGGTCACAGAACATCCAcagtaaccagggacacaggaggcctgctctaactaGAGACATGGGAAGCCCACTCTAACCAGAGACAACACTGCCTGCCTCCAAGGAGACCAACTCTAATTCAAGTCACAGAGCTTTACCTGACTCTGTGGAGGCCAGTTCAAGTCAAAGATGCCCATGCAACTTAACACCAGACAGAACTAAATGGGCAGAGGCAAACACAAGGTTGTATGCTAAAGAAACCAATGCAAagtggcatcatcagaacccagttctcccaccacagcaaccTCTGGATAACATGCTTGACAACCAAGATAATGACCTCAAATCTAATCTCATGAAAATGATAAAGagctttaaggaggatataaaaaGAACTTTCTTAAAATGGTCCAACAACTAAAactggaattagaaacaataaagaaaatacaaaggtgGGCAACCCTAGAGACagacaacttaggaaagagatcaggaaatacagatacaagcatcaccaacagaataaagagatagaagagagaatctcaggcatagaagaaaccatagaagatattgacacatcagtcaaagaaaatacaaagagtaaaaagttcctaacccaaattATCCAAGAATTCAGGACACATTGAAAAGATccaacctaagaataataggaatagaacaGGGTGAAGAATTCCAGTTCAAAGGGCCAAAAAGCAtctccaacaaaatcatagaagaaaacttctcaaaCTAAAGGAAAAGATCGCcaaaaatgtacaagaagcctacagagcacaaaatagattggaccagaaaagaaaatcctcctgtcacataataatcaaaacactaaatgcctggaacaaagaaagaatatttaaagatgTAAGGtcaaaaggtcaagtaacatatgaagtcAAATTGATCAAAATTGTACCAGACTACTCAACAAAggctctaaaagccagaagatcctggacagatgtcattcagaacctaagagaatacaaatgccagcccaggataatATACTCAGTAAAACTCTTCATGATCATAgatagagaaatcaagatattccatgaaaaaaaaacgAATTTAAACAGCATCTTACTACTAattcagccctacagaagatactggaacaaaattctcaacacaaggagggtaactacaccatgaaaacataagaaaataaacatttcacaacaaatacaaaagaagagaatcattcACGCATAACACCTCctccagcaacaaaaataacaggagctAACAATCATTTGTCTTTGGTATCTCTCGACATCAATGGAATGAATTccacaataaacacacacacacacacacacacacacacacacacacacacacacacacacacagcctaacAGACTGGATCCATAAACAGGATCCAACATTTTGCCACATACAATAAATATACCTcagtcacaaagacagacacaatctcggagtaaaaggctggaaaaaagttttccaagcaaatggtcccaagaaataagttAGAtctgccattctaatatccattaaaatagactttcaaccaaaagttatcaaatgagatggggaaggacacttcatattcatcgaaggaaaaatccaccaggaggaagtctcaattctgaacatctgtatcccaaaaacaagggcacccacaataataaaataaactactaaagctcaaaacacacatagaaactcacacaataatagtgggagatttcatcaCCCCCTCTTACTAATGGAcaattgagacagaaactaaacagagacacggtgaaatgaacagaagttatgaaccaaatgtatttaacagatatctgcataacatttcaccccaaaacaagGGAATTtgtcttcttctcagcacctcatggaaccttctccaaaaatgaccatgtaatcagacataaaacaagcttcaactgatacaagaaaactggaaaatcctctgcatcctattagatcatgATGGAATAAAGCTAGACTTcaataacgacagaaagcccacatattcatggaagctgaataactctctactcaatgataccttggtcatagaagaaataagaaaataaataaaaaattttatcaAACTCAATGAAAATGTAAACACAACATAGCCAAACAAATGaaacacaatgaaggcagtgttaagaggaaattttatactactaagtgccttcataaagaaactggagaaatcccatacaagcaacttaacagcacacccaGAAGCTCTAGAGcagaaaaaagcaaataaacccaagaggagtagacaggatgaaataagcaaactcagggctgaaatctacagtaagaaacaaagaaaatgagacaAGGAATCAAAaaaaccaagagttggttctttaagaaaatcaacaagatagataaatccttagtcaGTCTAACtaagggacacagagacagtgtacaaattaacaaaatcagaaatgaaaagggagacataacaacaaaaactgagaaaattcaattATCAAAACCAACTACAATAGCATATAccttacaaaattggaaaatctaggTAAAATGGATGAGTTTCTAGATAGATAACACACACCAAGTTAGATCAAGATCTGGTCAACtatataaacagtcccataaccccataagtccctaaggaaatagaaatagtcatcaAAAACCTCCCAAtcaaaaatagcccaggaccagatggctttagtgcagaattctaccagacctttaaaaaagagctaataccaatactcctcaaactattacacaaaacagaaacagaaaaaaggaacactaattctttctatgaagccacaattgctctgaTATCcaaaccacatgaagacccaacaaagacagagaacttcagaccaatcctGCTTATGATTatcgatgcaaaagtactcaataaaattctcataaactaAATCAAGAATCCATCAAAACCACCATTCACCaagatcaagtatgcttcatcccagggatggttcaatttacaaaactccatcaatgtaatccactatataaacaaactcaagggtgGGGgggaaaccacatgatcatctcataaaATGCTGAAAAAACCTTCAAAAAATATAAcatcccttcatattaaaagtcctgaaaagatcaagaattcaaggcacatacctaaacataatagaagcaatatatagcaaaacaaaaaccaacatcaaattaaatggagagaaatttgaagcaatcctaccAAAATCAGGGACGAAATatgactgcccactctctccctacctattcaatacagtacttgaagttctagctagggaaattagaaaacaaaaggtgatcaaggggatataaattggaaaggaagaagtcaaaagatcactatttgcagattatatgatagtatacataatcgaccacaaaaattccaccagagaacttctacagctgataaaaaatgtcaggatataaaattaactcaaatgaattaGTAGTTTTACTTTGTACAGATGAAAAACAGGCTgaaaagaaatttgggaaacaaGACCCTATTGCCACAAACAGTATAAaacatcttggtgtaactcttaacaagc
Coding sequences within it:
- the Defb39 gene encoding beta-defensin 39 precursor, whose protein sequence is MKISCFLLLVLSLSCFQINSVSGIDSVKCFQKNNTCHTIRCPYFQDEVGTCYEGRGKCCQKRLLSIRVPKKKV